One Myxococcales bacterium genomic region harbors:
- the groES gene encoding co-chaperone GroES, with the protein MAIRPLQDRILLKRVKEEEKTKGGIIIPDSAKEKPIEGEVVAVGNGKVLDDGTVRPLDVKVGDRVLFGKYSGTEVKIDGEERLIVREDDIFVVLEK; encoded by the coding sequence ATGGCCATTCGTCCCCTTCAGGACCGCATTCTCCTCAAGCGCGTGAAAGAGGAAGAGAAGACCAAGGGCGGGATCATCATCCCGGACAGCGCCAAAGAGAAGCCCATCGAGGGCGAGGTCGTCGCCGTCGGCAACGGCAAGGTGCTCGACGACGGCACCGTCCGTCCGCTCGACGTGAAGGTCGGCGACCGCGTGCTCTTCGGCAAGTACTCGGGCACCGAGGTCAAGATCGACGGCGAAGAGCGCCTCATCGTCCGCGAAGACGACATCTTCGTCGTTCTCGAGAAGTAA